The proteins below come from a single Candidatus Planktophila dulcis genomic window:
- the tadA gene encoding tRNA adenosine(34) deaminase TadA, producing MSSRTPEEFMNEALVIARSAFVTGDVPVGAIVINKDGVVIGKGSNEREANNDPTAHAEVVAIRNAAARLQNSRLDGCTLIVTLEPCAMCAGAIAQSRISHLIFGAWDEKAGAVGSVWDVLRDPRSIFKVEVTSGVLENECAALLKEFFSDK from the coding sequence ATTTCATCTCGCACGCCTGAAGAGTTTATGAATGAAGCACTTGTTATTGCTCGATCTGCATTTGTAACTGGTGATGTTCCTGTTGGTGCCATCGTTATCAATAAAGATGGAGTGGTAATCGGTAAAGGCTCAAATGAGCGTGAAGCTAATAACGATCCAACTGCACATGCTGAAGTAGTTGCCATCCGCAACGCTGCAGCACGACTACAGAACTCTCGCCTTGATGGTTGCACACTTATTGTCACTCTTGAGCCATGTGCGATGTGTGCTGGAGCAATCGCTCAATCACGAATCTCTCACCTCATCTTTGGCGCATGGGATGAGAAGGCAGGCGCTGTGGGATCTGTATGGGATGTTCTGAGAGACCCACGTTCTATCTTTAAAGTTGAGGTGACTTCAGGTGTGCTTGAGAATGAGTGCGCAGCGCTATTGAAAGAGTTCTTCTCAGACAAGTAG
- a CDS encoding GDP-L-fucose synthase family protein: MTIVVAGGTGLAGSAIVRAYQATGAEVIAVNRTVVDLLDRDATTAFLKKTKPTLVVDAAAKVGGIGANNAFPVEFLSDNVRIQSNLMEAAHAADVEKFIFLGSSCIYPRDCAQPIKEEYLLTGPLEETNSAYAIAKIAGIELIKSFRKEYGRTWISLMPTNLYGPNDNFELQGSHVLPAFIRRFVEATQNNVATETLWGTGSPKREFLHVDDLAAAVVHLGSTYDSSQHLNIGSGEDLTIKELAELVAELAGFKGQIAWDSTKPDGTPRKVLDVSKAKSLGWAPKISLRDGIASTIAWYKDASAKGVARR, from the coding sequence ATGACAATCGTTGTCGCAGGCGGAACAGGTCTTGCGGGCTCTGCAATCGTGCGCGCCTATCAGGCAACAGGTGCTGAGGTCATTGCAGTTAATCGCACAGTAGTTGACCTGCTTGATCGCGATGCAACGACGGCCTTCTTAAAGAAAACTAAGCCAACACTGGTTGTCGATGCAGCTGCCAAGGTTGGCGGAATCGGTGCCAATAACGCATTTCCGGTTGAGTTCCTTTCAGATAATGTGCGCATCCAGAGCAATCTGATGGAGGCAGCGCATGCTGCCGATGTTGAGAAGTTCATCTTCCTTGGTTCCAGTTGTATTTATCCACGCGATTGCGCACAGCCAATCAAAGAAGAGTATTTGCTGACTGGTCCACTGGAGGAGACAAACTCTGCCTATGCAATTGCAAAGATTGCCGGAATCGAACTGATTAAATCTTTCCGTAAAGAGTATGGCCGCACATGGATCTCACTTATGCCAACAAATCTCTATGGCCCAAACGACAACTTTGAACTACAAGGCTCACACGTTCTTCCTGCATTTATCCGCCGCTTTGTTGAGGCAACACAGAACAACGTTGCAACAGAGACTCTATGGGGGACCGGTTCACCAAAGCGTGAGTTCCTCCATGTTGATGATTTGGCAGCAGCAGTTGTGCATCTTGGATCAACGTATGACTCTTCTCAACATCTAAATATCGGCAGTGGTGAAGACCTGACAATTAAAGAACTTGCAGAGCTAGTCGCTGAATTAGCTGGCTTTAAGGGTCAAATTGCATGGGATTCAACAAAACCCGATGGAACTCCACGCAAGGTCCTTGATGTTTCGAAGGCAAAATCGCTAGGTTGGGCACCGAAGATTTCTCTCCGCGATGGAATTGCATCAACTATCGCTTGGTATAAAGATGCATCTGCAAAGGGAGTGGCTAGACGATGA
- the recR gene encoding recombination mediator RecR, producing the protein MYEGAIQDLIDALGRLPGIGPKSAQRIAFHILQSDSEIAASLVEAVRTVKERVKFCTQCGNVSEEAECRICRDPRRDGTKICVVEESKDVIAIERTREFRGKYHVLGGAISPIDGIGPDQLRIRELMQRLADSTITEIILATDPNLEGEATATYLARLIKPMGINVSRLASGLPVGGDLEYADEVTLGRAFEGRTTL; encoded by the coding sequence ATGTATGAAGGTGCGATTCAAGATCTGATTGATGCTTTAGGGCGCCTGCCTGGAATCGGACCAAAGTCTGCTCAGCGCATCGCATTTCATATCTTGCAATCAGATTCAGAGATTGCAGCAAGTCTTGTTGAGGCAGTGCGCACCGTGAAAGAGCGAGTGAAGTTCTGCACGCAATGTGGCAATGTCTCAGAGGAGGCTGAATGTCGCATCTGTCGTGATCCACGACGCGATGGCACAAAGATCTGTGTTGTTGAAGAGAGTAAAGATGTGATTGCCATCGAACGTACACGAGAATTTCGCGGCAAGTATCACGTGCTTGGAGGAGCGATCAGTCCTATCGATGGAATTGGCCCTGATCAGCTACGCATTCGTGAATTGATGCAGCGTTTAGCTGATTCAACGATTACTGAAATCATCTTGGCCACCGATCCCAACCTTGAGGGAGAGGCGACAGCTACCTATCTAGCTCGCCTGATTAAGCCGATGGGCATCAACGTCTCACGCCTTGCATCAGGACTACCTGTCGGCGGAGATCTGGAATATGCCGATGAAGTCACGCTCGGTCGAGCATTTGAGGGACGTACCACCCTTTAG
- a CDS encoding NAD-dependent succinate-semialdehyde dehydrogenase, with amino-acid sequence MRTQLYIDGQWVDGSGTLDVIDPSDGSVIAKVATSSDEQNLAAVDAADRAAASWAKTAPRVRSEILRKAFEMMITEADYLAELISKENGKALPDAKAEVNYAAEFFRWFAEETVRISGDFRMAPSGDKRILVTHQPIGVSLLITPWNFPAGMATRKIGPAVAAGCTMILKPAGETPLTALAIVDILERCGLPKGVLNVILPAQTGPGISKVLHDSRVKNLSFTGSTFVGKILLKEAADQVIRCSMELGGNAPFVVLDDANIEEAVKGLMMAKMRNGGAACTAANRIYVARSIGDKFIAEFTKAMASLKMGVGREAGTQLGASVSMKERNKIAELVDAAKAGGAKVHLGGTTPEGAGAFYPATVLEVSKDDEILANEVFGPVAPVVLFDTDEEALKMANDTEYGLISYVYSEDLKRAIRFAEGIEAGMVGINRGLLSDPAAPFGGVKQSGLGREGGFDGVHEFLQTKYIGVEI; translated from the coding sequence ATGCGCACACAGTTATATATAGATGGTCAATGGGTCGATGGAAGCGGGACTTTGGACGTTATCGATCCCAGCGATGGCTCAGTTATCGCCAAAGTTGCTACTTCAAGCGATGAACAGAACCTCGCAGCTGTTGATGCCGCTGACCGCGCCGCCGCCTCATGGGCCAAAACCGCACCTCGCGTTCGCAGTGAAATCTTGCGCAAAGCATTTGAAATGATGATTACTGAAGCTGATTACCTAGCAGAGCTGATCTCTAAGGAAAATGGCAAGGCGCTACCGGATGCCAAGGCAGAAGTTAATTACGCAGCAGAATTCTTCCGTTGGTTTGCTGAAGAGACTGTTCGCATCTCTGGTGATTTCCGTATGGCTCCATCTGGAGATAAGCGCATCCTTGTCACTCACCAACCTATTGGCGTCTCACTGCTTATTACTCCATGGAACTTCCCTGCAGGTATGGCTACACGCAAGATTGGTCCAGCAGTTGCTGCCGGCTGCACAATGATTCTCAAACCTGCAGGTGAAACTCCACTGACAGCTCTGGCCATCGTTGACATCCTGGAACGCTGCGGACTTCCTAAGGGAGTTCTCAACGTCATTCTTCCTGCACAAACTGGTCCTGGTATTAGCAAAGTGCTTCACGATTCACGAGTAAAGAATCTTTCATTTACTGGTTCAACATTTGTTGGAAAAATTCTTCTGAAGGAAGCAGCCGATCAAGTAATCCGCTGCTCTATGGAGCTCGGTGGCAATGCACCATTTGTTGTTCTCGATGATGCCAATATCGAAGAGGCAGTTAAAGGTTTGATGATGGCAAAGATGCGCAATGGAGGAGCAGCATGCACCGCAGCAAATCGCATCTATGTTGCACGCTCTATCGGCGATAAGTTCATCGCAGAATTTACGAAGGCGATGGCATCGCTAAAAATGGGCGTTGGTCGTGAAGCTGGCACGCAACTTGGTGCAAGTGTTTCTATGAAGGAACGTAACAAGATTGCAGAACTTGTTGATGCAGCTAAAGCAGGAGGTGCAAAGGTTCACCTCGGTGGAACAACTCCTGAAGGTGCTGGCGCTTTCTATCCTGCAACAGTTCTTGAAGTTTCGAAAGATGATGAAATCCTTGCCAATGAAGTCTTTGGGCCTGTGGCTCCTGTAGTTCTCTTTGATACAGATGAAGAAGCTTTGAAGATGGCCAATGACACTGAATACGGACTTATTAGTTACGTGTATTCAGAAGATCTCAAGCGCGCAATTCGCTTTGCTGAAGGAATTGAAGCTGGCATGGTTGGTATCAACCGCGGACTTCTCTCAGATCCTGCAGCGCCATTTGGTGGCGTGAAGCAATCAGGACTTGGTCGCGAAGGTGGCTTCGACGGAGTTCACGAGTTCTTGCAGACTAAATACATAGGCGTTGAGATCTAA
- a CDS encoding aspartate kinase, with protein MGLIVQKFGGSSVADAEGMKRVAARIVATKKAGNQVVVVVSAMGDTTDELIELANAVTPIPQGRELDMLLTAGERISMAVLAMAINNLGFEALSFTGSQAGVITDSVHGKARIIDVTPGRIREAIDSGAIAIVAGFQGISQDTKDITTLGRGGSDTTAVALAAALDADVCEIYTDVDGVFSADPRVVPAARKLKTVTYEEMLELAAAGAKVLHLRCVEYARRFNLPIHVRSSFSPNEGTWVVENHPEGGTMEQAIISGVAHDKSEAKVTIVGVPDRTGIAARIFQAIADNDINVDMIVQNVSAAATGLTDISFTVPKAEGQKATGVLQRIQGEVGFASIIYDDTIGKLSLVGAGMRSHPGVTATFFASMADAGVNIEMISTSEIRISVIVREADVERAAKAAHSAFGLDADQIEAVVYGGTGR; from the coding sequence ATGGGTCTGATTGTTCAGAAGTTTGGCGGTTCCTCCGTCGCTGATGCCGAGGGCATGAAGCGCGTTGCCGCCCGCATCGTTGCAACAAAGAAGGCCGGCAATCAGGTCGTTGTTGTTGTCAGCGCCATGGGCGATACCACTGATGAATTGATCGAGCTTGCCAATGCTGTGACTCCAATTCCACAGGGGCGTGAGCTCGACATGTTGCTCACAGCCGGTGAGCGAATTTCTATGGCAGTGCTTGCCATGGCAATTAACAATTTAGGTTTTGAAGCGTTGTCCTTTACTGGATCCCAAGCTGGAGTGATTACAGATTCTGTCCATGGCAAAGCGCGCATCATCGATGTGACACCAGGACGTATTCGCGAAGCAATCGATAGCGGTGCAATTGCAATCGTTGCTGGCTTCCAAGGAATTTCGCAGGATACAAAGGACATCACAACCTTAGGTCGTGGTGGATCTGACACAACTGCAGTCGCACTCGCTGCAGCCCTTGATGCTGATGTCTGTGAGATTTACACAGATGTCGACGGAGTATTTTCTGCAGATCCTCGCGTTGTTCCAGCTGCTCGCAAACTTAAGACTGTTACTTATGAAGAGATGTTAGAACTTGCTGCAGCAGGTGCAAAGGTTCTTCACTTGCGCTGCGTTGAATATGCACGCCGTTTCAATTTACCGATTCACGTCCGTTCATCTTTCTCACCTAACGAAGGAACCTGGGTGGTTGAAAACCATCCTGAAGGAGGCACCATGGAGCAAGCAATCATCTCTGGCGTAGCGCACGATAAGTCAGAGGCAAAGGTCACGATCGTGGGTGTTCCAGACCGCACGGGTATTGCAGCGCGCATCTTCCAAGCGATTGCCGATAACGACATCAACGTCGACATGATTGTGCAGAACGTATCTGCAGCCGCTACTGGCCTTACCGATATTTCTTTTACTGTTCCAAAAGCTGAAGGACAGAAGGCAACTGGTGTCTTACAGCGCATTCAAGGTGAAGTTGGATTTGCATCAATAATTTATGACGACACCATTGGAAAGCTTTCACTCGTCGGCGCAGGAATGCGTTCACACCCAGGCGTGACAGCTACCTTCTTTGCATCTATGGCTGATGCAGGCGTGAATATCGAGATGATTTCAACCTCTGAAATCCGCATCTCTGTCATCGTTCGAGAGGCTGATGTTGAGCGCGCAGCAAAGGCCGCACACTCAGCTTTTGGCCTAGATGCTGATCAGATTGAAGCAGTTGTATATGGAGGAACAGGTCGATGA
- a CDS encoding tRNA adenosine deaminase-associated protein, protein MSSTLQGFLSTSMSANMGDVSEQTQDFAIEAWHEDGRWSIASLPDPDDLTHIIDRLKKQQTNGGAVALITIDDEFFLAIRVLGTHVKFFISDVSCAIDYEVAAEFLELADLDQPDEEDEPLPAGDVDIFSDLGLHSMELSTLCDDADLFPDEQIEAIANRLGFSEQLTELLES, encoded by the coding sequence ATGTCATCTACCTTACAGGGCTTTCTTTCCACTTCAATGAGTGCCAATATGGGAGATGTGTCAGAGCAAACCCAGGACTTCGCGATTGAGGCGTGGCATGAAGATGGACGCTGGTCTATCGCATCTCTACCTGACCCAGATGACCTAACTCACATTATTGACCGCCTCAAAAAACAACAGACAAATGGCGGGGCAGTTGCTCTCATAACTATCGATGATGAATTCTTCTTAGCTATTCGCGTATTGGGTACACATGTTAAATTCTTTATCAGTGATGTTAGTTGTGCAATCGATTATGAAGTTGCAGCAGAATTTCTTGAGCTAGCCGATCTTGATCAACCGGATGAAGAGGATGAACCACTTCCAGCAGGTGATGTCGACATCTTCTCTGACCTTGGTCTTCACAGCATGGAACTTTCAACTCTCTGTGATGATGCAGATTTATTTCCCGATGAACAGATTGAAGCAATTGCTAATCGCTTAGGATTTAGCGAGCAACTGACTGAGTTATTGGAGTCCTAA
- a CDS encoding amino acid permease — translation MAKSWTDDAPQPVALQDHAHVKDPFSYKVKRFFLGGALNRHSLGHQRLSKRYALGILSSDCISSSAYGSEQILIALLPAFGLAAFAILMPMTAIVLAILVIITLSYRNVIDVYTKTGGAYIVSRDNFGPVVAQIAAVALMLDYIVTLAIQSAAGVAAIISTFPSLEPYKMPMIFAVIILLTYGNLRGVKEAGKAFAFPTYFFVGCMFIVFGMGLYRLANGTLPVLDTDLPGAIPLGQEQGLLTFAAIFILLRAFANGGSSLTGLEAISDGVALFKTPEHVNAKRTLVVMSCLLGILVLGVSYFAHHIHAMPYESGVPTVISQIAKAAVGTGTFGTVMFIMVQLATMLILFAGANTTYSAFPLLVNFVAADGYLPRQLTKRGHRLAFSNGILLLAGGGLLLVIITAGSVEHLVAFYALGVFTGFTLAGFGMTRYYLRTKPSQWRVKVFINALAGSISLLIVIIFSVVKFTQGAWLVLVTAPILVATLLRLRRQYTREQEALSVKSFEERATSMARHDVTIFVDSVDIATVGAVRYARSLKPHKVKAVHFVIDDRRAEAIQKAWAESEALEDVQLDLIDCPDRRIANSALDYAIRKTEKPDIELTILLPRRSYSRFLGRLLHDQTAEEIAAPISQLQRVVATIVPFDVNRITSRGDLHIRHEQETLRSVSTQEKIKPTQVAPQVFAPVTHYAEDVTPIGKIEWRKRSKVHGRVTSIATAPRGSAPMLQVEVWDETGGITLNFLGRREIAGLEVGMEMRAEGMVGEEEGQLTILNPSYELLV, via the coding sequence GTGGCTAAGTCTTGGACTGATGATGCACCCCAGCCTGTCGCACTTCAGGATCACGCACACGTAAAAGATCCCTTCTCCTACAAGGTCAAGCGATTCTTCTTAGGTGGTGCGCTCAACCGTCACTCACTCGGTCATCAGAGACTGAGTAAGCGTTATGCCCTTGGAATTCTGTCATCCGACTGTATTTCATCATCTGCATACGGTTCTGAACAGATTCTGATTGCACTCTTGCCAGCATTTGGTCTTGCAGCCTTTGCCATCTTGATGCCGATGACCGCAATTGTCTTAGCGATTCTCGTCATCATCACTTTGTCATATCGAAATGTCATCGATGTCTACACCAAGACCGGTGGCGCATATATTGTCTCGCGCGATAACTTCGGTCCAGTAGTTGCACAGATTGCAGCTGTTGCACTGATGCTTGATTACATCGTCACATTAGCTATTCAGTCAGCAGCTGGTGTTGCTGCAATTATTTCAACGTTCCCTTCTCTTGAACCATACAAAATGCCTATGATCTTTGCAGTCATCATCTTGTTGACCTACGGAAATCTGCGTGGAGTAAAAGAAGCTGGAAAGGCTTTTGCTTTCCCTACTTACTTCTTCGTCGGCTGCATGTTCATTGTCTTTGGCATGGGTCTCTATCGCTTAGCAAATGGAACACTTCCTGTGCTCGATACCGATCTACCTGGAGCAATTCCTCTCGGACAAGAACAGGGGCTGCTTACCTTTGCAGCAATCTTTATTCTGCTTCGCGCCTTTGCAAATGGTGGATCATCACTGACTGGTCTTGAAGCAATCTCTGATGGTGTTGCTCTCTTTAAGACACCTGAGCATGTCAACGCCAAGCGCACATTGGTTGTTATGAGTTGCCTTCTTGGAATCCTCGTCCTTGGTGTCTCCTACTTTGCGCATCACATCCACGCGATGCCATATGAGTCGGGTGTTCCAACTGTTATCTCTCAGATTGCAAAAGCAGCAGTAGGAACTGGAACTTTTGGAACAGTCATGTTCATCATGGTTCAGCTTGCAACAATGCTTATTCTCTTCGCTGGTGCAAACACCACATATAGCGCATTCCCATTGCTGGTGAACTTCGTGGCCGCAGATGGATATCTTCCGCGCCAATTAACAAAGCGTGGGCACCGTTTAGCTTTCTCAAATGGAATTCTCTTACTTGCAGGAGGTGGATTACTTCTTGTCATCATCACTGCAGGATCTGTCGAACACCTCGTTGCCTTCTATGCACTCGGTGTCTTTACAGGATTTACCTTGGCTGGATTTGGTATGACTCGATATTACTTGCGGACTAAACCATCACAATGGAGAGTTAAGGTCTTTATCAATGCACTTGCAGGCTCTATCTCACTATTAATCGTCATCATCTTCTCCGTCGTGAAGTTCACTCAAGGTGCTTGGCTAGTTCTTGTTACAGCTCCTATCTTGGTTGCAACACTTTTACGTTTACGTCGCCAATACACTCGCGAACAGGAAGCTCTCTCGGTTAAGAGTTTTGAAGAGCGCGCAACATCGATGGCCCGCCATGATGTCACTATCTTTGTAGATAGCGTTGATATCGCCACAGTCGGTGCTGTTCGTTATGCACGAAGCCTTAAGCCACATAAGGTCAAGGCTGTTCACTTTGTTATCGATGATCGTCGTGCTGAGGCAATTCAAAAGGCGTGGGCAGAATCTGAGGCGCTGGAAGATGTGCAGTTAGATCTGATTGATTGCCCAGATCGCCGCATTGCAAATTCAGCACTTGACTATGCAATTCGTAAGACTGAAAAGCCTGATATTGAATTAACAATTCTGCTTCCTCGTCGTTCTTACTCACGATTCTTAGGTCGCCTGCTACACGATCAAACGGCTGAAGAAATTGCTGCACCAATCTCGCAGTTGCAGCGAGTTGTTGCAACGATTGTTCCTTTTGACGTCAATCGCATTACTTCTCGTGGAGATTTGCATATCCGTCACGAGCAGGAAACGTTAAGAAGTGTGAGCACTCAGGAGAAGATCAAGCCAACACAAGTTGCCCCACAAGTCTTTGCACCCGTTACTCACTACGCAGAAGATGTCACTCCTATCGGAAAAATAGAGTGGCGTAAGCGTTCTAAGGTGCATGGTCGCGTTACCTCCATTGCAACTGCTCCACGTGGTTCTGCGCCGATGCTGCAGGTGGAAGTCTGGGATGAAACTGGCGGAATCACTCTTAACTTCCTAGGCCGTCGTGAGATTGCAGGACTTGAAGTCGGTATGGAGATGCGTGCTGAAGGTATGGTTGGAGAAGAAGAAGGTCAGCTGACTATCTTGAATCCATCATACGAACTACTTGTCTGA
- a CDS encoding DNA polymerase III subunit gamma and tau, whose protein sequence is MSLALYRKYRPSVFADVIGQEHVTVPLSNALESGKTHHAYLFSGPRGCGKTSSARIMARSLNCEKGPTPNPCGKCQSCSDLVANGPGSIDVIELDAATHGLVDDARDLRDKAFFAPVQSKYKIYIIDEAHQLGPGAANALLKVVEEPPAHVIFIFATTEPEKLISTIRSRTHHYPFRLVPPGILGTHLEKVCESEGVKVAKGVIPLVVRASGGSVRDALSVLGQLLAGAGKDGVSYEIAIQLLGFTDGALLDDAMDAISARDGATLFKTVDRVIESGHDPRRFTQDLLERLRDLMIVDALEATNANSILRELPDDQLERMRVQAKSIGQASLSRAADIAAEGLTQMRGATAPRLILELICGRILLPMGDSSEAGLLARIERLERVESIAPQPRAAAPAAKAPAADPADYISPVTAEAKREVPTKAAKAKEEVVAAVVKEEKAPAAPERRIDSMDVAGLRRLWPDVIENVKKRRRLTWSLLSASAQILGVDEKIITIGIVNAGARDSFVRSESDEILRQAFIEVVGLDRKIEVTVDPSIDTTATPEARAVRTSEAPTDATQLSGAALLAAELGATVISETNHD, encoded by the coding sequence ATGTCGTTAGCGTTATATCGAAAGTATCGCCCCTCTGTATTTGCAGATGTCATCGGGCAAGAACATGTCACTGTTCCTTTATCTAACGCGCTTGAATCAGGTAAAACTCATCACGCATATCTCTTTAGCGGTCCACGCGGTTGCGGCAAGACTTCTAGCGCTCGCATCATGGCGCGCTCACTCAACTGTGAAAAGGGCCCAACACCTAATCCATGTGGCAAGTGCCAATCGTGTTCTGATCTCGTTGCCAATGGCCCAGGTTCTATCGATGTCATCGAACTCGATGCAGCTACACACGGATTAGTTGATGATGCCCGCGATCTTCGCGATAAAGCATTCTTTGCACCAGTGCAGAGCAAGTATAAGATTTACATTATCGATGAGGCTCACCAGCTTGGGCCGGGTGCTGCTAATGCACTCCTTAAAGTAGTTGAAGAGCCACCAGCACACGTCATCTTTATCTTTGCTACAACAGAGCCAGAGAAGTTGATTTCAACTATTCGCTCTCGAACACACCACTATCCATTTCGTTTAGTACCACCTGGAATCCTTGGAACACATCTTGAGAAGGTCTGCGAATCAGAAGGCGTCAAAGTCGCTAAGGGCGTTATTCCACTTGTAGTACGAGCATCTGGGGGCTCTGTGCGTGATGCGCTCTCTGTCCTTGGCCAGCTTCTCGCTGGTGCTGGAAAAGATGGCGTCAGCTATGAAATTGCAATTCAGCTACTTGGCTTTACTGATGGCGCACTCCTTGATGATGCGATGGATGCAATCTCTGCTCGTGATGGTGCAACGCTCTTTAAGACAGTTGATCGCGTTATTGAATCAGGGCATGACCCACGTCGCTTCACACAAGATTTACTTGAACGTCTGCGTGATCTGATGATTGTGGATGCGTTAGAGGCAACTAATGCCAACAGTATTTTGCGTGAGCTACCTGATGATCAACTCGAACGTATGCGCGTTCAAGCAAAGAGCATCGGGCAAGCATCTCTTTCACGCGCTGCAGATATTGCAGCTGAAGGTCTTACACAGATGCGTGGTGCCACTGCTCCTCGTTTAATTCTTGAACTCATCTGCGGACGCATCCTCTTGCCTATGGGAGATTCCAGCGAGGCAGGACTTCTTGCACGTATTGAACGCTTAGAACGCGTTGAATCCATTGCTCCTCAACCACGTGCTGCAGCACCTGCTGCAAAGGCACCAGCTGCAGATCCTGCTGATTACATCAGCCCAGTAACAGCTGAGGCAAAGCGTGAAGTGCCTACAAAGGCAGCTAAGGCAAAGGAAGAAGTTGTTGCCGCAGTTGTTAAGGAAGAGAAAGCACCTGCAGCACCTGAGCGACGTATTGATTCCATGGATGTTGCAGGCCTTCGCCGCTTATGGCCAGATGTGATTGAGAATGTGAAGAAGCGCCGCCGCCTTACCTGGTCACTGCTTTCAGCCAGTGCACAGATCCTTGGTGTGGATGAGAAGATCATCACGATTGGCATTGTTAATGCTGGTGCCCGTGATTCATTTGTGCGCAGTGAATCGGATGAGATTTTGCGACAAGCATTTATTGAAGTTGTAGGCCTTGATCGCAAGATTGAAGTAACTGTCGATCCGAGTATCGATACAACTGCTACTCCCGAAGCGCGCGCAGTCAGAACATCGGAAGCGCCAACAGATGCCACACAGCTTTCGGGGGCCGCACTCCTTGCAGCCGAACTCGGTGCAACTGTCATTAGCGAAACGAACCACGACTAA
- a CDS encoding aspartate-semialdehyde dehydrogenase → MTKKSAKPAKKVKAAKKLPSLAVVGATGAVGTVMLDILSKRKNVYGEIRLIASARSAGKKLTCRGEELTVVALSPEAFDGIDIAMFDVPDEISAEWAPIAAQRGAVVVDNSGAFRMDKKVPLVVPEVNPKDIKKRPKGIISNPNCTTLSMIVAMGALDKKFGLKELVVSSYQAASGAGQPGIDALHDQISKVAGKNLGSVAKDLREVITDLGPFPAPLAMNVVPWAGSLKEDGYSSEELKVRNESRKILGMPKLKVAVTCVRVPVITTHSLTVHAAFSKVVTRKAAQNALKKAEGVLLYDNPEKKEYPTPADVVGTDPTWVGRVRQSLDNPKAIDLFVCGDNLRKGAALNTAQIAELVAAEFTR, encoded by the coding sequence ATGACAAAGAAGAGTGCAAAGCCAGCTAAGAAAGTAAAGGCTGCAAAGAAACTTCCATCCCTTGCTGTAGTTGGTGCAACAGGTGCGGTCGGCACAGTCATGCTCGACATCTTGAGCAAGCGTAAGAATGTTTATGGCGAGATTCGTCTGATTGCATCTGCTCGTAGCGCAGGTAAGAAGTTGACCTGTCGCGGTGAAGAACTCACAGTTGTTGCACTTTCTCCTGAAGCTTTCGATGGAATTGATATTGCAATGTTCGATGTTCCAGATGAGATCTCTGCTGAGTGGGCACCGATTGCAGCACAGCGTGGGGCAGTTGTTGTTGATAACTCAGGTGCATTTCGTATGGATAAGAAAGTTCCCTTGGTTGTTCCTGAAGTTAATCCAAAGGACATTAAGAAGCGTCCTAAGGGAATTATCTCTAACCCAAACTGCACAACTCTTTCGATGATTGTTGCAATGGGCGCACTTGATAAGAAGTTTGGTCTAAAGGAACTTGTTGTCTCTTCCTACCAGGCAGCATCAGGTGCCGGACAACCTGGCATTGATGCTTTGCATGATCAGATTTCAAAGGTTGCAGGCAAGAACCTGGGATCTGTTGCTAAAGATCTTCGAGAAGTCATTACAGATCTTGGTCCATTCCCAGCTCCTCTTGCAATGAATGTTGTCCCATGGGCAGGTTCACTCAAAGAAGATGGTTACTCATCCGAAGAGCTCAAAGTTCGTAATGAATCACGCAAGATTCTTGGAATGCCAAAACTTAAAGTTGCTGTTACCTGTGTTCGCGTTCCGGTGATTACAACTCACTCACTCACAGTCCACGCTGCTTTCTCAAAGGTTGTTACCCGTAAAGCTGCACAGAATGCGCTGAAGAAGGCTGAAGGCGTTCTTCTCTATGACAATCCAGAGAAGAAGGAGTACCCAACTCCGGCTGATGTTGTTGGAACAGATCCAACATGGGTTGGCCGCGTTCGTCAGTCTTTGGATAATCCAAAGGCGATTGACCTCTTTGTATGCGGAGATAACTTACGCAAGGGAGCTGCGTTAAATACTGCACAAATTGCAGAACTCGTTGCTGCTGAATTCACACGCTAA